One Myxococcota bacterium genomic window, CAAGCCCGAGGGCTTCGCGCAGGATCAGCTCCTGGTGGGTGTAGGGCGCATCGAGCTCGGCGAAGTCGACCTTGTCGCTGCCGACCCCCGCCTTCGACGCCGCCAGCTCGGCCGACGGTGCGCTCGTCAGGTCGCGCACCCCGAGTGCCGGCGGATCGATGCGGTGGTCGATGCCGCGGATCCAGACCGGGCGCTTCGAGAGCTCCCTCGCCTTCTCCTCGGCCGCGATCACCATCACCGTCGCTCCGTCCGTGTTCGTCGGACAATCGTGGTCGCGCAGAGGCGAGGTGCGGTACGGCTCGGCGAGCAGCTTCTCGACATCGAAATCGCCCTTCGTCACCGCGTGGGGGTTGTCCTGGGCGTCGCGGCGGCTGCGCGCCGCGATCTCGGCGAGGTCCCGCTCGCTCTTCCCCGAACGTTCGAGGAAGAGGCGGGCCTGGATTCCCGCGACACTATCCGCATCGGGCCAGAGTTGAGTCACGCAGTAGGGGTCGAGCTGCAGCGCGACGACCTCGGCGAGGTCACCCGGTGAGGTCTTGCCGAACGAGTAGATGATCGCCGAGTCGACTTCGCCGGTCTGGATCTTCACCCACGCTTCGTAGAGCGCGAAGGCGCCGTCCATCTCGACGTGGGACTCCTTGATCGGCGGCCACGCGCCGACGCCATCGAGCGCCAACACGAACGCGAAGGGCTGACCCTGCAGGAAGTCGCTGCTTCCCGAGCAGGTGAACTCGATGTCCGTGCGCTCCATGCCGCTGCGCGCCACGGCTTCCTTCACCACGGGCAGCAGGAACTCGACCTCGTTGCGCACCTCGGCGCGCGCGTTGGACTGGGCGAACGAAACGATTCCGACGTTGCGCATCAGGTGTTCTCCCGAATCTGCTCGTAGGTCACGTCGGGCTCGTCGATCGGCTCGAAGTAGTCGATGCTCGCGACGTTCGGCGAGAGCTGATCGTCGCTGACCCACTTCGCCTGCACGCGCATGCCGATGCGCACCTCGTCGAGGGGGCACTTCTGCAGCACGTGGAACATGCCGACCCCCGCACCGTCGAGCAGGACGTTGATGCACACGTAGGGCAGCTCGAACTTGATGTTGTCCGACGGCACGCGAATCACCGAGTAGGTGACGACGGTGCCTTTGTCGGAAACTTCGACCGATTCGGTGACGAGCTCCGAGGTTCGCGGGTCGGCGCCACGGGGCGGCACCATGACCGGAGCGCCCGGCCCGGACCGCGCGCCGATGATCTTCTTCTGCTCGAGGCCGCGCAGGAACTGGGTCGCGGCGAGCCCAGCCGTGAAGTCGTAGTCGAGGCGTACCGGCGTGACGATCGCCTTGATCTCGTTCGCTTCGTCGCTCATGCGCCCTCCTCCAACGTGAAGCACACCACGTCGTTGATCCCGCCCTTCGGCTCGTCGGCCCAGCGAGGTTGCACGCGCGCGCCGATCGAGAGCCTGGACTCTTCGCCCGCGTCGACGGCGTGCAGGAGCGGGACGTCGGCCCCGTCCAGCTGAATCAGCGCATAGGCAAAGGGATGATTCAGCGGCTGCTTCGTGCGGGGCTTCGACACCCACGACCACGACACCACCTTGCCGCCCGGTCCGACGGACACCCACTCCGAGAGCGCTTCGCCCGTATACGGGTCGTACTCCTGGGGCGGGACGAGCACTTTGCCGTCCTGGGACTTGATGCCTTCGAACTTTCGGTCGCGAAGACTCGTGAAGAAACGCGAGAGCACCGGCCCGAGCGACCGCTTGTACGGATACTCGAGGACGTGGGGCCCGCGCAGAACGTCGGGGCTATCGGCCATGAAGGGCTCCGTCGAGACTGGGGGAACGAACAGGGCGCGACGGACGGCCAGTTTGCCGAGGGCGGGGGGCCAGGCCCGTCGGGCTGGCCACGCTAGCACGGATACCGACGGCGGTGAGCGCGCAAGACCGCTGTCAACGCGGCCTTACGAAACACGAGGCGCGCGGTGCGTCAGTCGGTCGAAACCGTCGGTGCAGGAATCACCAGCGTCGGACATGCCAACTTGGGCAGCGCCCGTTCGAGGCGTTTGCGCGCCGGGCGAGACATCACGAGGAGATCGGCTTCTTCCGAGGCGGCGATCCACGCGTCTTCGGCCGACCCCTCGTGGTGGCGATCCTCCCAGACCCCATCGGGTTCCGCGCCGAGGTCGGGCGGCGGAGCGCTCGGTTCGCCGACGTGCAGGCGCGTGATGCGAACCTCCGCGTCGCCGTAGGCCTTCGCGGCATCCAACGCGCGCAGCAGCGGGACCTCGGGCTCGGGGACCTCGTCGAGCACGACCACGATGTGCTGAAGGGAGAGAGTGCCGTCCTCGGCCGATACGAGTCCCTGACCGTCGCGCGGTACGAACAGCGTCATGCCGGGCGTCGCTTCACAGATGCGCGCGACCCGCCCCGGCCGCAGGACGCGACGCCAACCCGGCAGCGGCTCGCTCGACACGACCACGAGGTCCGTGGGTTCTTCGTAGGCGTAGCGCGTCACCGCCTTCAAGCGATGCCCGCGACCGGGCTGCTTGACGACGCGCAACCCGAGCTTCTCGGCCACCTCGCGGCGCGCGGCCCGCGGAGAGAGCAACCCCCAGCCGGCCAGTGTGCGGCGTACGGCCGGGCTGATGGCGGGACCGCGCACGCGTTCCTTGCACTCGAGGATCGTCAGCGACGCACGGCGCACGAGCGCGACGGCCAGCGCGTGGGCAAAGGCCTCATGGCTCGCACTCGACTTGTTCGTGGCGAACAGAATCGAGCTGATGTCGGGAAGATTCGCGCCTGCGTCCAACGTGGCCTCCGCGCCGGCAGCATACTGCGAATCCTCGGGCGCCGGTCGCGAATTCCCGGTGAGGCGCGCGAGCAGAGCCCGGTTCAATCCACGGGCGGCCTTGGCACGGGGCGTCCGTGGGCCAGATGCAGGCCGACCAGGCGCGCGATGAAGATGGTGATGTACAGCTGGCCCACGATCGCCTCGCCGGCGGCCAGCGCGCGCATCGCATCCGAGCGCGGAACGATATCGCCGTAGCCCAGCGTCGTGAGCGTCACGAAGCTGAAGTAGAGGATCTCGGGATGCCGGAACGTCTCCCCGGGCACGCTCCCATCGGTGAGCGGCGCCCCTTCGATCCAGAGCGAACCGGGCTGCGCGATCTCGGCGAAGCTATAGAGGGTGACCCACAGGATCCCGAGCAGCAGATAGAGGCAGGCGCCGCCGAGGATCGTGTCGCTGGTCACGCGATCGGTCGCGAGCAGCCGCGCGCCGAGCGTCGCCGTCACCAGCGCCAGGAAACCGCTCGCTGCGAGCGAACTCAGCATCGCGAAGCCGCGCGAGGCGGTGATCCAACTGGCCCAATCGAACACGAGCGCCGGCACCCCGAGCAGCAGGCCCGCGACGAGCACCGCTCGCCGGCGACTGATGGTGAACAGCGCGGCGACGAGCACCACCGAGAGGCCGATCCGCAACGTCGGAACGTGCAGCTCGGTCGCGCGCAAGAGCGGCGGCAGGAACAGCGCGAGCAACACCGCGACCAGGAGCCAGCTGTAGCGGGCGGTGTCCCGCCCTCCCGACCCGAGTGTCAGCGCCTCGCGTTCTTCCACGACCGCATGCTACAGCGATCTCGGGTGCGCGGTCCTGCTTCGACCCCGTTGGCACGGAGAGCGGGTCGGGGCTCCGGGCCCCGACCCTCGGTCCGCGCGCCCTAGAGCGGTCGCGTCAGTCCGAGCCCGTTGTCGCGCATCACGAGACGCGTGTCCTCGGCATTGAAGCCCGCGAGGTCGTTCACGAACTCGGTGGGATCCGCCAGACCTTCGCCGTGGGGGAAGTCGGAACCAAAGAGCATGTGATCCGCGCCGATCGAGTCGCGCAGCGCCGGCAGATCGTCCTCGTAGTAGGGCGACACCCAGACGTGCTTGCGGAAGGCCTCGACCGGGTCCTGCTTGAAGGCAAAGGGCATCTGTCCGTAGGCCTTCTTCAGCTTCGAGAGCAGCGGGGGAACCCAGGAGCTGCCGGTCTCGATCGTCGCCAGGCGCAGGCGCGTGTGACGATCGAAGAGGCCTCCGCAGACGAGCGCCGCCATCGTGTCCAGGATCGGCGACGGCGACATGCACAGCCGCAGCGGGTTGAAGTCGAAGGACTGGAACTCGGTGCCGAGCCCCCACGAGTCGTAGAACTCGTAGTAGCCCGAGTCGCCCGAGTGGTACGCCACGGTGATGCCCGCCTCGTTCACGCGAGACCAGAACGGGTCGAAGCGCTCGTCCGCAGGGCTGACGCCACCGGCCGGCGTGTGGATCGGACCGGCCCGCATCACGACGACCCGCGCGTCCCGCGCGAGCGACCACTCGAGTTCGGCGACGGCGTGGTCGACGTCGACGAGCGTGATGTAGGGCGCCGCGAAGATGCGGTCCTTGTAGGAGAAGCCCCAGTCCTCGTCCATCCAACGGTTGAACGCACCAAAGGCGGCGCACAGCGCCTCGGGGTCTCCCTTCAGCGACTCTTCCATACCGACGCCCAGCGTCGGGAACATGAACATGCCCTCGAGCCCCTGGGTATCCATCAGCGCGAGGCGCGCATCGCGATCGCGGTAGGCGGGGTTGATCGGCTCGAGGTCACCGAAGACCTCGCGGATGCTCTTCCCTTCCGGGTTGCGACCGCGGAAGTACTCGTCGAGGCAGCCGGGCTTCGCCACCGGGTCGAAGGTGGGGTTCGGGATGAAGCGGTTCACCTTGCCGCCGACCAGCAGGCACTTGCGGCCGTTCAGCGTGCCCCACTGCATGGCGCGTCGGGCCATCTTCGGATCGATGTGGCGGGTGAAGGCGTCCTCGGCCTCGTAGTAGTGGTTGTCGGCGTCGAAGGCCGCGAAGTCGATGTGAGAGGAAGCGATCTGGGACACGGGAGCTCCTTGGCGGTGCGGGCCGCTGGGGTCCCGCTCGCGGAATGACTCGTGGTTCGTTGCCGAAATATTAGCGTTCGTTTCGATGAACCGCTATTCATACAATCGTGAGCGGGGCCGAGCCCGGCGCTTCCGGAGGTCGGGGGCGGCGAGGCGCCCGCCGAAGCGCGAGGAGCCGGGGTGCCCAGCCAAGCCCACGCCAAGGACACCCTGCGCCGCGCCCGACAGGAGGCCTACCGGGGCCTGATCCTGGAGGCCGCCGTGCGGGTCTTCGGCGCCAAGCCCTACGGCGAGGCGAAGGTCGCCGAGATCGCCCTGGGCGCGGGCATCGCGACGGGCACGGTCTACGCGTGCTTCCCCAGCAAGCGCGATCTCTACCGCGCGGTCCACCGGG contains:
- a CDS encoding Zn-ribbon domain-containing OB-fold protein codes for the protein MSDEANEIKAIVTPVRLDYDFTAGLAATQFLRGLEQKKIIGARSGPGAPVMVPPRGADPRTSELVTESVEVSDKGTVVTYSVIRVPSDNIKFELPYVCINVLLDGAGVGMFHVLQKCPLDEVRIGMRVQAKWVSDDQLSPNVASIDYFEPIDEPDVTYEQIRENT
- a CDS encoding ion channel, with the protein product MEEREALTLGSGGRDTARYSWLLVAVLLALFLPPLLRATELHVPTLRIGLSVVLVAALFTISRRRAVLVAGLLLGVPALVFDWASWITASRGFAMLSSLAASGFLALVTATLGARLLATDRVTSDTILGGACLYLLLGILWVTLYSFAEIAQPGSLWIEGAPLTDGSVPGETFRHPEILYFSFVTLTTLGYGDIVPRSDAMRALAAGEAIVGQLYITIFIARLVGLHLAHGRPVPRPPVD
- a CDS encoding universal stress protein, translated to MDAGANLPDISSILFATNKSSASHEAFAHALAVALVRRASLTILECKERVRGPAISPAVRRTLAGWGLLSPRAARREVAEKLGLRVVKQPGRGHRLKAVTRYAYEEPTDLVVVSSEPLPGWRRVLRPGRVARICEATPGMTLFVPRDGQGLVSAEDGTLSLQHIVVVLDEVPEPEVPLLRALDAAKAYGDAEVRITRLHVGEPSAPPPDLGAEPDGVWEDRHHEGSAEDAWIAASEEADLLVMSRPARKRLERALPKLACPTLVIPAPTVSTD
- a CDS encoding thiolase domain-containing protein, whose amino-acid sequence is MRNVGIVSFAQSNARAEVRNEVEFLLPVVKEAVARSGMERTDIEFTCSGSSDFLQGQPFAFVLALDGVGAWPPIKESHVEMDGAFALYEAWVKIQTGEVDSAIIYSFGKTSPGDLAEVVALQLDPYCVTQLWPDADSVAGIQARLFLERSGKSERDLAEIAARSRRDAQDNPHAVTKGDFDVEKLLAEPYRTSPLRDHDCPTNTDGATVMVIAAEEKARELSKRPVWIRGIDHRIDPPALGVRDLTSAPSAELAASKAGVGSDKVDFAELDAPYTHQELILREALGLADDLRVNPSGGSLCSRTLFSCGLNRIGDAFERIAAGDGDRAVAHATQGHCLQQNLVCVLEGE
- a CDS encoding OB-fold domain-containing protein, whose translation is MADSPDVLRGPHVLEYPYKRSLGPVLSRFFTSLRDRKFEGIKSQDGKVLVPPQEYDPYTGEALSEWVSVGPGGKVVSWSWVSKPRTKQPLNHPFAYALIQLDGADVPLLHAVDAGEESRLSIGARVQPRWADEPKGGINDVVCFTLEEGA
- a CDS encoding amidohydrolase family protein → MSQIASSHIDFAAFDADNHYYEAEDAFTRHIDPKMARRAMQWGTLNGRKCLLVGGKVNRFIPNPTFDPVAKPGCLDEYFRGRNPEGKSIREVFGDLEPINPAYRDRDARLALMDTQGLEGMFMFPTLGVGMEESLKGDPEALCAAFGAFNRWMDEDWGFSYKDRIFAAPYITLVDVDHAVAELEWSLARDARVVVMRAGPIHTPAGGVSPADERFDPFWSRVNEAGITVAYHSGDSGYYEFYDSWGLGTEFQSFDFNPLRLCMSPSPILDTMAALVCGGLFDRHTRLRLATIETGSSWVPPLLSKLKKAYGQMPFAFKQDPVEAFRKHVWVSPYYEDDLPALRDSIGADHMLFGSDFPHGEGLADPTEFVNDLAGFNAEDTRLVMRDNGLGLTRPL